Proteins encoded together in one Neobacillus sp. FSL H8-0543 window:
- a CDS encoding ring-cleaving dioxygenase, which translates to MNELKGLHHVTAITSSAEKIYEFFTYVLGMRLVKKTVNQDDIQTYHLFFADDVGGAGTDMTFFDFPGIPKGVHGTNEISKTSFRVPTDAALEYWVKRFDKYKVKHKGINEQFGKKTISFVDFDDQQYQLISDENNEGVASGTPWQNGPIPLEYAITGLGPIFVRTSSFDYFKEVLEQVFFMREVAQENSFHLFEMGEGGNGAQVIVEYNTVLPQARQGFGTVHHTAFRVDEKADLDAWQKRLHGFNIPNSGFIDRYFFGSLYTKAAPSILFELATDGPGFMGDEPYETLGEKLSLPPFFEKKREKIEGLVRPIDTVRSTLKIDKEYL; encoded by the coding sequence ATGAACGAATTAAAAGGGCTTCATCACGTAACAGCCATTACAAGCAGTGCTGAAAAGATTTATGAATTTTTCACTTATGTTTTAGGGATGCGTTTAGTAAAGAAAACGGTGAACCAGGACGATATTCAAACCTATCACTTATTCTTTGCAGATGATGTCGGTGGTGCAGGAACAGATATGACATTCTTTGATTTTCCAGGTATTCCGAAGGGTGTACATGGTACCAACGAAATTTCTAAAACGTCTTTCCGTGTACCAACTGATGCAGCATTAGAGTATTGGGTAAAACGTTTTGATAAATACAAAGTAAAACATAAGGGAATAAACGAGCAATTTGGTAAGAAGACAATCTCCTTTGTTGATTTTGATGATCAACAATATCAACTCATTTCCGATGAAAATAATGAGGGAGTGGCTTCTGGAACACCATGGCAAAACGGGCCGATTCCTTTAGAATATGCAATCACAGGATTAGGGCCAATCTTTGTTCGTACATCTTCTTTTGATTACTTTAAAGAAGTGCTGGAGCAAGTTTTCTTCATGAGAGAAGTTGCCCAAGAGAATTCATTCCACTTATTTGAAATGGGTGAGGGCGGTAACGGTGCACAAGTGATTGTTGAATATAATACCGTTCTTCCTCAAGCACGACAAGGCTTTGGTACCGTTCATCATACTGCCTTCCGAGTGGATGAAAAAGCGGATTTAGATGCTTGGCAAAAACGTTTACATGGGTTCAACATACCAAACTCAGGTTTTATAGACCGTTATTTTTTTGGATCTTTATATACAAAAGCAGCACCATCGATTCTGTTTGAATTGGCTACGGATGGTCCAGGATTTATGGGAGATGAACCATACGAAACACTTGGTGAAAAACTTTCTTTACCGCCATTCTTTGAAAAAAAACGTGAAAAAATTGAGGGATTAGTTCGTCCGATCGATACAGTAAGAAGTACATTGAAGATTGATAAAGAATACTTGTAA